In Pyrus communis chromosome 1, drPyrComm1.1, whole genome shotgun sequence, the following are encoded in one genomic region:
- the LOC137729989 gene encoding uncharacterized protein — translation MHLYNNTMQITNEPRPCQNQTPTRLGFGFKALILDPKKNPSHKTCSMTLSDLLSPTSSSLLCGDYIGMESSTDVLKDGEDHQLLPKVTGSGGDGHDGNFGQRVRSRREQKWALKKEFPPPIPLLARTENLPSRMPWVLKRHCTDDGRLVLTEEKVRHHEYFRAHRSNGRLTLQLIPLDDEILISPFACNGNENENHNGNDDDDNDVGYGGGDDNDGCEDDDEDDVVEDKKKSGTGPSAASAGKCFSFNSVGTGSPCIFGVPVLPTIRHVHS, via the coding sequence ATgcacttgtataataacactaTGCAGATCACCAATGAGCCTCGCCCATGCCAAAACCAAACTCCAACCCGCCTGGGATTTGGTTTCAAGGCCTTAATCCTAGAccccaaaaaaaacccatctcaTAAAACTTGCTCCATGACGCTGTCCGACTTGCTATCCCCAACTTCCTCTTCTCTTTTGTGTGGAGATTACATTGGAATGGAGAGCTCGACTGACGTGCTTAAGGACGGTGAGGATCATCAACTGCTACCGAAGGTGACCGGAAGCGGTGGTGATGGGCATGATGGTAATTTTGGTCAGAGGGTAAGGAGTAGGAGGGAGCAAAAATGGGCATTGAAGAAGGAGTTTCCACCTCCTATACCTTTGTTGGCACGCACTGAGAACTTGCCTTCTCGTATGCCTTGGGTGTTGAAGAGGCATTGCACAGATGATGGGAGATTGGTTCTCACGGAGGAGAAGGTTAGGCATCATGAGTACTTCAGGGCTCATAGGTCAAATGGCAGGCTCACTTTGCAGCTTATACCGCTTGATGATGAGATTTTGATTTCCCCGTTTGCTTGCAATGGGAATGAGAACGAGAATCATAATgggaatgatgatgatgataatgatgTTGGTTATGGTGGTGGCGACGACAACGATGGTTGTGAAGATGATGACGAGGATGATGTGgttgaagataaaaaaaaaagtgggacTGGGCCATCAGCAGCTTCTGCCGGGAAGTGCTTTAGTTTCAATAGCGTGGGAACAGGTTCACCCTGCATATTTGGAGTGCCAGTGCTGCCAACCATCAGGCATGTTCACAGTTAG